One genomic segment of Chryseobacterium phocaeense includes these proteins:
- a CDS encoding aconitate hydratase, translating to MTFDIDMIRKVYERYPERIAAARQIVGKPLTLSEKILYTHLWEGNATQAHERGNSYVDFAPDRVAMQDATAQMALLQFMQAGKAKVAVPSTAHADHLIQARIGAEADLQEGINKNSEVFNFLSSVCDKYGIGFWKPGAGIIHQVVLENYAFPGGMMIGTDSHTVNAGGLGMVAIGVGGADAVDVMAGMPWELKMPKLIGVKLTGRMNGWTSAKDVILKVAGILTVKGGTGCIVEYFGEGAESLSATGKGTICNMGAEIGATTSTFGYDDSMRRYLAATGRQDVVDAADKIAEHLTGDAEVYANPEQYFDQLIEINLSELTPHLNGPFTPDLATPVAEFRAKAEANGWPLEVEWALIGSCTNSSYEDLSRAASIVEDAVAKGVKPKAILGINPGSEQVKFTAERDGFLNSFRKFENARIFTNACGPCIGQWDREGAEKGEKNSIIHSFNRNFAKRADGNPNTHAFVASPEMVAAVAISGRLDFNPITDTLTAENGEQVKLDEPKGSELPAKGFAVDDNGYQAPSEDGSSVVVNVSPTSDRLQLLEEFPAWDGKNIEGAKVLIKAFGKCTTDHISMAGPWLKYRGHLDNISNNMLIGAVNAYNMETNHVKNEITGEYGEVPAVQRAYKAAGIPTIVVGDQNYGEGSSREHAAMEPRHLGVKAVLVKSFARIHETNLKKQGMLGITFANEADYDKIQEDDTVNFLDLDQFAPGKQLTLEFVHADGTKDIIMANHTYNEQQIDWFKAGSALNLIKKQQN from the coding sequence ATGACTTTTGATATTGATATGATCAGAAAAGTGTACGAGCGTTACCCGGAAAGGATTGCAGCTGCAAGACAAATCGTGGGAAAACCGCTTACACTTTCAGAAAAAATCCTTTACACTCACCTTTGGGAGGGAAACGCTACACAGGCACATGAACGAGGAAACTCCTACGTAGATTTTGCCCCGGACAGGGTAGCCATGCAGGACGCCACAGCACAGATGGCACTTTTACAGTTTATGCAGGCGGGAAAAGCTAAAGTAGCTGTACCATCCACTGCCCATGCGGATCACCTGATCCAGGCAAGAATAGGTGCTGAAGCAGATTTACAGGAAGGTATCAACAAAAATTCCGAGGTATTCAACTTCCTGAGCTCCGTTTGTGATAAATACGGAATTGGTTTCTGGAAACCTGGAGCCGGAATTATCCACCAGGTAGTATTAGAAAATTATGCATTCCCCGGAGGTATGATGATTGGAACCGACTCTCACACGGTAAATGCGGGAGGACTGGGAATGGTAGCCATTGGTGTAGGTGGTGCAGATGCGGTAGACGTTATGGCCGGAATGCCGTGGGAGCTTAAAATGCCAAAACTTATCGGGGTAAAACTAACCGGCAGAATGAATGGATGGACTTCAGCCAAAGACGTTATCCTGAAAGTAGCCGGTATCCTTACCGTAAAAGGAGGAACAGGCTGTATCGTGGAATATTTCGGAGAAGGGGCTGAATCCCTTTCAGCAACCGGAAAAGGAACCATCTGTAATATGGGTGCTGAGATCGGAGCTACAACTTCTACCTTCGGATATGATGATTCTATGCGGAGATACCTTGCCGCTACAGGAAGACAGGATGTGGTAGATGCAGCGGATAAAATTGCAGAACATCTTACGGGTGATGCTGAAGTATATGCCAACCCGGAACAATATTTTGATCAGTTAATTGAAATTAACCTTTCTGAACTGACTCCTCACTTAAACGGACCTTTCACTCCTGACTTAGCAACGCCGGTAGCAGAATTCAGAGCTAAAGCTGAAGCTAACGGATGGCCGCTGGAAGTAGAATGGGCACTTATAGGTTCATGTACAAACTCTTCTTATGAAGATTTATCAAGAGCAGCTTCTATTGTGGAAGATGCGGTAGCAAAAGGAGTAAAACCAAAAGCGATCTTAGGGATCAACCCCGGTTCTGAGCAGGTGAAATTCACAGCAGAAAGAGACGGATTCTTAAATTCCTTCAGAAAATTCGAAAACGCAAGAATATTTACCAATGCCTGTGGGCCATGTATCGGACAATGGGACAGAGAAGGCGCTGAAAAAGGAGAGAAAAACTCTATCATCCACTCTTTCAACAGGAACTTTGCAAAAAGAGCTGACGGTAACCCAAATACCCACGCATTCGTAGCTTCCCCAGAAATGGTAGCTGCAGTTGCGATCTCGGGAAGACTGGATTTTAACCCGATTACGGATACGTTAACCGCTGAAAACGGCGAACAGGTAAAACTTGATGAGCCAAAAGGTTCCGAGCTTCCTGCAAAAGGTTTTGCCGTAGATGATAACGGATACCAGGCACCTTCTGAAGATGGGTCTTCAGTGGTTGTAAATGTTAGTCCTACATCAGACAGGCTTCAATTGTTGGAAGAATTCCCTGCATGGGACGGTAAAAATATTGAAGGCGCCAAAGTATTGATCAAAGCTTTCGGAAAATGTACGACTGACCATATTTCTATGGCTGGACCATGGCTGAAATACAGAGGCCACCTCGACAATATTTCAAACAATATGCTGATTGGAGCCGTCAATGCTTATAATATGGAAACTAACCATGTTAAAAATGAAATTACTGGAGAGTATGGCGAAGTTCCGGCTGTACAGAGAGCCTACAAAGCTGCTGGAATTCCGACGATCGTGGTAGGAGACCAGAACTATGGTGAAGGTTCTTCCAGAGAGCATGCCGCTATGGAGCCGAGACATCTTGGCGTAAAAGCCGTATTGGTAAAATCATTTGCAAGAATCCACGAAACCAACCTTAAAAAACAGGGGATGTTGGGAATCACTTTCGCTAATGAAGCTGATTACGATAAAATCCAGGAAGATGATACGGTTAATTTCTTAGACCTTGACCAGTTTGCTCCGGGAAAACAACTGACTTTGGAATTCGTTCATGCGGATGGAACTAAAGACATCATTATGGCTAACCATACTTATAATGAGCAGCAGATTGACTGGTTTAAAGCCGGTTCAGCGCTTAATCTGATTAAAAAACAACAGAATTAA
- a CDS encoding LytR/AlgR family response regulator transcription factor → MKTIKCIIVDDEPLAISLLENYVRKIPFLELVFSAENPITALEYIQNNEADLIFLDIQMPELTGINFMKIVGEKKRYILTTAYSEYALEGYEHNIIDYLLKPVSFERFYKSAEKARERFPMNENKEDTYFFVKSSGQQHRINFADILYIESIKDYVNIRTSNEEYIVLDTLKSLENQLSERFVRVHKSFIVNLDKTKNIGVKRMVLISDQVIPVGESYRSNLLARIK, encoded by the coding sequence ATGAAAACGATTAAATGCATCATTGTTGATGATGAACCCCTGGCAATTTCACTATTAGAAAATTATGTCCGGAAGATTCCCTTTCTGGAGCTTGTTTTTTCTGCGGAAAATCCTATTACAGCATTGGAGTACATTCAAAATAATGAAGCAGACCTCATTTTTCTGGATATTCAGATGCCTGAACTTACGGGGATCAATTTTATGAAGATCGTGGGAGAAAAGAAAAGGTATATCCTGACGACAGCCTATTCCGAATACGCTTTGGAAGGCTATGAGCACAATATTATTGATTATCTTCTGAAGCCGGTTTCATTTGAACGGTTTTATAAAAGTGCCGAGAAAGCCCGTGAACGTTTTCCAATGAATGAAAATAAAGAAGATACCTATTTTTTTGTAAAATCCTCCGGACAGCAGCATCGGATTAATTTTGCTGATATCCTGTATATTGAAAGCATCAAGGATTATGTCAATATCAGAACTTCTAACGAGGAATACATTGTACTGGACACATTAAAATCCCTCGAAAACCAGTTGTCAGAAAGATTTGTCAGGGTCCATAAATCATTTATTGTCAACCTCGATAAAACAAAAAATATAGGCGTAAAAAGAATGGTGCTGATTTCAGACCAGGTAATTCCTGTTGGTGAAAGCTACAGGAGCAATCTTTTAGCCCGGATAAAATAA
- a CDS encoding sensor histidine kinase, which yields MKQKQILLLHIFYWLLIVFNGIIGILVYDTRTFDILSITIFLSNFLGFYTNYFFVVPRFFDPKRFYMMIIGFFVGVFVFVFFRYSLEELLLPALTGYRNYKEGTTFLYYFYDNIYYSSLTVFVSTNLWFFQYYFKIEAERTKLIEERKHAQLQALKTQINPHFIFNSLNNIYSLVYQNSDQSLPAIEKLSELLRYSTKDLEKDVISLDKEIGYIESLIGLEKLRIKNSEMLVFEKNITNPKLGISPMLLVPFVENAFKHGDFRDKGFVLKVSDEHNVLHFYLQNFKNQRMKDTASGIGIENVKKRLEILYPKRHQLNIKDLESEFIVDLRITFPHEND from the coding sequence ATGAAGCAAAAACAAATTCTTCTCCTGCATATTTTCTACTGGCTGCTGATTGTTTTCAATGGGATCATTGGCATATTGGTCTATGATACCAGAACGTTCGATATCCTGAGCATCACCATATTTCTGTCTAATTTCCTGGGCTTTTATACGAATTACTTTTTCGTGGTCCCGAGATTTTTTGATCCAAAAAGGTTCTATATGATGATTATCGGTTTTTTTGTGGGAGTATTCGTTTTTGTTTTTTTTCGCTACTCCCTAGAAGAACTATTGCTGCCGGCACTTACGGGTTACAGGAATTATAAGGAGGGAACTACTTTCCTGTATTATTTTTATGACAATATTTATTATTCAAGTTTAACGGTTTTCGTGAGTACCAATCTGTGGTTTTTTCAGTATTATTTTAAAATTGAAGCAGAGCGCACAAAACTGATCGAAGAAAGAAAACACGCTCAGCTTCAGGCTTTGAAAACTCAGATCAACCCGCACTTTATTTTTAATTCTTTAAATAATATCTACTCCCTGGTCTATCAAAACTCGGATCAATCGCTTCCTGCTATTGAAAAGCTGAGTGAGCTGCTGAGGTACAGTACGAAAGACCTTGAAAAAGATGTTATCAGCCTGGATAAAGAAATTGGCTATATTGAAAGCTTAATCGGGCTTGAAAAACTCAGAATCAAGAATTCTGAAATGTTGGTCTTCGAAAAAAATATCACCAATCCGAAGCTTGGAATTTCCCCGATGCTGTTGGTTCCGTTTGTGGAAAATGCTTTTAAACACGGAGATTTCAGGGATAAAGGTTTTGTTCTTAAGGTTTCAGATGAACATAATGTGCTTCATTTTTATCTTCAGAATTTTAAAAATCAGCGAATGAAAGATACAGCCTCCGGTATCGGGATTGAAAATGTAAAAAAACGTCTGGAAATTTTATATCCTAAAAGGCATCAACTGAATATAAAAGACCTGGAATCTGAATTTATTGTAGATTTGAGAATAACTTTCCCCCATGAAAACGATTAA
- a CDS encoding outer membrane beta-barrel family protein has translation MKLKYIFIICLFSSAFSGQIKKDSVRNVEQINLLVKKKLLERKADRLIFNVEASIASQGMDASETLANVPMLKVDENMGSISITGKSTVSVMINGRMLNLSGNALLNYLKSIRSENIAKIEVITTPPAKYEAQGNSGIINIILKKNPNIGFSGNINTNLIQRTYSGFSSNGSLNYQTEKFSGSLKLTHYDSAKRSDENYSIVGATQNYSNSVRRDMWNELTPTLNFSYKISKNSEIGMEYIYAHQKSGMDIVNTTKNITSDHQEENLLTHTFHREKLPTHTLSAYYDLKLDSLGKKLSIAVNFYKNNSDTEVNFSTLRSSDQSVQDIKTISLVSPQIFSGQADLELPFSFGTIETGLKFNQFKNNSDLQYYNLNGGAYVPDYSRANIFQYQEENYAAYFSFAKNFGEHWETKTGVRYEHTNAKSFTPSTASGNTYNYGQWFPSAYVSYKQDKNVFSFSYSRRINRPSMSNLNPFRWYSNPYSYSSGNPLLTPAYINNWELGYTFNSKFSASVYYLRMKNAFGQISYLDDLSQVSNYLNYYNNNFWGLNASYTDTFFRFWETSLSMNASLQNSTVFNIEAQTQKGNSFSYSINNTFSLNKKKTVALFLNYSHSLPYRNVNSYFYDFPQLNSGIKVSLMEKQLQVNATVTNIFAQRYRGDKYFSDNTQYMDNYWDGRSFRLSVNYTFGNSKKKINKKNIRFEEKERAE, from the coding sequence ATGAAACTAAAATATATTTTTATTATCTGCCTTTTTTCTTCAGCTTTTTCAGGACAAATCAAGAAAGACAGTGTCCGCAACGTGGAACAGATCAATCTTCTGGTTAAGAAGAAGCTACTGGAAAGAAAAGCCGACCGTCTTATCTTCAATGTAGAAGCATCGATCGCTTCTCAGGGTATGGATGCTTCCGAAACCCTGGCCAATGTTCCCATGCTGAAAGTGGATGAAAATATGGGCTCCATTTCAATTACAGGAAAAAGTACGGTAAGCGTAATGATCAATGGAAGAATGCTCAATCTTTCAGGAAATGCGCTTTTAAACTACCTGAAATCCATCCGCTCCGAGAATATTGCAAAAATTGAGGTGATTACTACACCGCCTGCAAAATACGAGGCTCAGGGAAACAGCGGGATCATCAATATTATCCTCAAGAAAAACCCGAACATCGGCTTCAGCGGGAATATCAATACGAATCTGATCCAGAGGACCTACTCCGGATTCAGTTCCAACGGTTCGCTTAATTATCAGACAGAAAAATTCAGCGGCAGCCTGAAACTTACCCATTATGATTCTGCCAAACGTTCTGATGAAAATTATTCTATTGTTGGGGCTACACAGAATTACAGCAATTCCGTACGGAGGGATATGTGGAATGAACTGACTCCTACCCTCAATTTTTCTTATAAAATCAGCAAGAATTCTGAAATCGGAATGGAGTACATCTATGCCCATCAGAAATCAGGAATGGATATTGTGAATACCACCAAAAATATAACCTCGGATCATCAGGAAGAAAATCTCCTGACCCATACTTTTCACCGTGAAAAACTTCCTACGCATACTTTAAGTGCCTATTATGATCTCAAACTTGATTCACTGGGGAAGAAACTAAGCATTGCAGTAAATTTCTATAAAAACAATTCTGATACCGAGGTTAATTTTTCCACACTAAGATCTTCGGACCAATCTGTCCAGGATATAAAAACCATTTCACTGGTGTCTCCGCAGATCTTTTCAGGACAGGCGGATCTGGAACTTCCGTTTTCATTTGGAACCATTGAAACGGGGTTGAAATTCAATCAATTTAAAAACAATTCGGATCTGCAGTATTACAATTTAAATGGTGGAGCATATGTTCCGGATTATTCAAGAGCCAATATTTTTCAGTATCAGGAAGAAAATTATGCTGCCTACTTCAGCTTTGCAAAAAATTTCGGGGAACACTGGGAAACAAAAACGGGTGTGCGTTATGAACATACGAATGCGAAAAGTTTTACGCCTTCAACCGCCTCGGGTAATACCTATAATTACGGACAGTGGTTTCCTTCCGCCTATGTTTCTTATAAGCAAGATAAGAATGTGTTCAGCTTTTCTTATTCCAGAAGGATCAACAGACCAAGCATGAGCAACCTGAACCCGTTCCGCTGGTATTCGAATCCTTATTCTTATTCTTCGGGAAATCCTCTGCTTACTCCGGCTTATATTAATAATTGGGAATTGGGATATACTTTCAACAGTAAATTTTCAGCCAGCGTTTATTATCTGAGAATGAAAAATGCATTCGGCCAGATCTCCTATCTGGATGACCTCTCCCAGGTCAGTAATTATCTGAATTATTACAACAATAATTTCTGGGGGCTTAATGCTTCGTACACCGATACTTTCTTCAGGTTCTGGGAAACCAGCCTGTCGATGAACGCTTCCCTGCAGAATTCAACGGTATTTAATATAGAGGCACAAACCCAGAAAGGAAATTCATTCAGCTACTCCATCAACAATACGTTCAGTTTAAATAAGAAGAAGACCGTAGCATTATTTCTAAATTACAGCCACAGTCTTCCCTATAGAAACGTCAACTCTTATTTTTATGATTTTCCCCAGCTGAATTCTGGAATAAAAGTTTCATTGATGGAAAAGCAACTTCAGGTCAATGCAACGGTGACCAATATATTTGCCCAACGATACCGTGGTGATAAATATTTTTCTGACAATACCCAATATATGGACAATTACTGGGATGGCAGAAGCTTCCGCCTAAGCGTTAATTATACTTTCGGGAACAGTAAAAAGAAAATTAACAAAAAGAATATCAGGTTTGAAGAAAAAGAAAGAGCCGAATAA
- a CDS encoding TonB-dependent receptor plug domain-containing protein, whose translation MYTFNKKIIITSATLISAFYFGQSDSASSKKIDDVVILGSRGAGRSLTETPVPVDIINISKILRQSPVNNISQALNYVVPSFSSTSHTVNDGTDFVDPALLRGLGPDQVLVLLNGKRRYQSSLINVTLTPGRGSVGTDLNAIPAFALEKIEVLRDGASAQYGSDAIAGVVNLGLKKRLGLSGQVFLGGYASPVTNNFSGGIDGQTISADLNYGAKIGEKGFINVTGSVQYRDPYSRAGVRQGDIFNAYNAINYRALQSGVNIDGLYKNITNTSNTQQIINAVKQYASQVYYFSPAFQSQISNANTISELQGLLGADFTDQELKYRNLERKDFSLRAGQSKLQSAQLFFNSEIPVNEDWKVYSFGGYSYRLGNAGGFFRLPNTERNINAVTPNGYLPQIEASVNDYSLAGGIKGKWNGWNVDLSNTFGKNAFNFGVVNTFNASLGDLSPRTFEAGGSEFLQNTLNLDFSKKYDVLHGLNLAFGGEYRYENYKVNAGNENSYASYDINGRVVTAATPENEKVTDFFGVNRPAGAQVFPGFSPDNAVSGSRNSFAAYADVEIEPTDWWLLEGAVRFENYSDFGSTFNYKLATNVKLADNFNWRGAVSTGFRAPSLAQIYYSSTSTLIQKGQTTQVGTFRNNSEAAQALGIPKLKQETSQSYSTGITWKIPSLSLVFTADAYYIKIKDRVVLTDLFYRPETVQSPDDQVLQSAFDLARASAANFFANAVDSQTKGLDITVSQNSRISEGISLENNFGLNLNQTRRIGEIHASPKLVSQINNYFSEPNRVYFEEAVPRIKATLSNTLKLSALTVSLRNSYFGKVTDADVLDANFDGVVGSREHYILNERFVTDLSVGYDFNKNISATVGSNNLFNVLPSRSPNISSLTADNQFVYSRQVSQYGIGGRFVFARVEFKF comes from the coding sequence ATGTACACTTTCAACAAAAAAATCATCATAACATCAGCAACCCTGATCTCCGCATTTTACTTTGGACAGTCGGATTCTGCATCATCCAAAAAGATTGATGACGTAGTCATTCTGGGATCAAGAGGAGCGGGGAGATCCCTTACAGAGACCCCGGTTCCGGTGGATATCATCAATATCTCAAAGATTTTGAGACAGAGTCCTGTCAATAATATCAGTCAGGCTCTTAATTACGTGGTGCCTTCATTTTCTTCCACTTCCCACACGGTCAATGACGGAACCGATTTCGTAGATCCGGCGCTTCTGAGAGGACTTGGGCCGGATCAGGTACTGGTATTGCTCAACGGGAAAAGAAGATACCAGTCTTCCCTGATCAATGTAACCCTAACGCCTGGGAGAGGTTCGGTAGGGACAGACCTTAATGCCATTCCGGCATTTGCCTTGGAAAAAATTGAAGTCCTGCGGGATGGAGCTTCAGCACAATATGGTTCCGATGCCATTGCAGGGGTGGTCAATCTGGGACTTAAGAAAAGATTAGGTTTGTCAGGACAGGTATTCCTTGGCGGCTATGCATCCCCTGTGACCAATAATTTTTCAGGAGGAATAGACGGCCAGACCATTTCAGCCGACCTAAACTACGGAGCCAAAATTGGGGAAAAAGGATTCATCAATGTCACGGGTTCTGTCCAGTACAGAGACCCTTATTCAAGAGCCGGAGTTCGTCAGGGAGATATTTTTAATGCTTATAATGCAATTAATTACAGGGCTTTACAAAGTGGAGTTAATATTGATGGCTTATATAAAAATATCACTAATACTTCCAACACGCAGCAAATCATCAATGCGGTGAAGCAGTATGCCTCACAGGTTTATTATTTTTCTCCTGCTTTTCAGTCGCAGATCTCCAACGCAAACACTATTTCGGAACTGCAGGGGTTATTGGGGGCTGATTTTACGGATCAGGAGCTTAAGTACAGAAATCTGGAAAGAAAAGATTTCAGTCTCAGAGCGGGACAGTCCAAACTACAGTCTGCACAGCTTTTTTTCAATTCTGAAATTCCGGTGAATGAAGACTGGAAAGTATATTCTTTCGGAGGATACAGCTACCGTCTGGGAAATGCGGGAGGTTTCTTCCGCCTGCCGAATACGGAAAGAAATATCAATGCTGTGACACCAAACGGATACCTTCCCCAAATTGAAGCCAGTGTGAACGATTATTCCCTTGCCGGAGGAATCAAAGGAAAATGGAACGGCTGGAATGTAGATTTAAGTAATACGTTCGGGAAAAATGCCTTTAATTTCGGTGTGGTGAATACATTTAATGCTTCACTGGGAGATCTTTCACCAAGAACATTTGAAGCCGGAGGTTCAGAATTCCTGCAAAATACCCTCAATCTTGATTTTTCTAAAAAATATGATGTGCTTCATGGTCTGAATCTCGCTTTCGGAGGAGAATACCGTTATGAAAACTATAAGGTTAATGCCGGAAATGAAAATTCATATGCATCCTACGATATTAATGGCCGTGTAGTAACCGCTGCAACGCCCGAGAATGAAAAAGTAACCGATTTTTTTGGCGTAAACAGACCCGCCGGTGCACAGGTTTTCCCGGGATTCAGTCCTGACAATGCGGTTTCCGGAAGCAGAAACAGTTTTGCGGCCTATGCAGATGTTGAAATTGAACCTACCGACTGGTGGCTGCTGGAAGGAGCTGTACGTTTTGAAAATTACTCGGATTTCGGTTCCACTTTTAATTATAAACTGGCGACCAATGTGAAGCTGGCGGATAATTTTAACTGGCGGGGAGCTGTTTCTACCGGATTCAGAGCTCCTTCCCTGGCGCAGATTTATTACAGTTCTACCTCTACGCTGATACAAAAGGGACAAACCACACAGGTAGGAACTTTCAGGAACAATTCTGAAGCGGCACAGGCCTTGGGAATTCCAAAGCTGAAACAGGAAACCTCACAATCGTACAGTACCGGAATTACATGGAAGATCCCGTCTTTAAGTTTAGTGTTTACAGCAGATGCCTATTATATAAAAATCAAGGACAGAGTGGTGCTTACTGACTTATTTTACCGTCCGGAAACCGTTCAAAGTCCGGATGATCAGGTGCTGCAGAGTGCCTTTGATCTTGCGAGGGCGAGTGCCGCGAATTTCTTCGCCAATGCTGTTGATTCGCAGACAAAAGGATTAGATATCACGGTTTCTCAGAATTCAAGGATTTCTGAAGGGATTTCTTTGGAAAATAACTTTGGCCTTAATCTCAATCAGACCAGAAGAATCGGTGAAATTCATGCATCTCCAAAATTGGTAAGCCAGATCAATAATTATTTCTCTGAACCGAACAGGGTCTACTTTGAAGAAGCGGTGCCCCGCATCAAAGCTACGCTTTCCAATACGCTTAAACTATCAGCACTTACCGTTTCCCTGAGAAATTCTTATTTTGGAAAAGTCACCGATGCGGATGTGCTGGATGCAAATTTCGACGGAGTGGTCGGCAGCAGGGAGCACTATATTCTGAATGAACGTTTTGTAACAGACCTTTCTGTGGGTTATGATTTCAATAAAAATATTTCCGCAACGGTCGGAAGTAACAACCTCTTTAATGTTCTTCCTTCCAGAAGCCCGAATATCAGTTCTCTGACGGCGGATAACCAGTTTGTGTATTCAAGACAGGTTTCGCAGTATGGTATTGGAGGGAGATTTGTGTTTGCGAGAGTAGAGTTTAAGTTTTAA